The following are encoded together in the Ovis aries strain OAR_USU_Benz2616 breed Rambouillet chromosome 15, ARS-UI_Ramb_v3.0, whole genome shotgun sequence genome:
- the TCP11L1 gene encoding T-complex protein 11-like protein 1 isoform X2, which produces MALAHEIVINGDFQIKPVELPEDSLEKRVKDIVHKAFWDCLSVQLSEVPPTYDRAIKLVGEIKETLLSFLLPGHTRLRIQITEVLDLDLIKQEAENGALDISKLAEFIIGMMGTLCAPVRDEEVKKLKDIKEIVPLFRAIFSVLDLMKVDMANFAVSSIRPHLMQQSVEYERKQFQEFLEKQPNSLDFVTQWLQEAADDLMSQKYKNALPAAGGAAGSGDGPRLDPVAVQNYAYLKLLKWDHLHRPFPETVLMDHSRFQEFQLQLEQLTVLGAVLLVTFSMAAPGIASRADFAEKLKMIVKILLTDMHLPSFHLEDALTAVGEKVCLEVSSCLSLCGLSPLTTDQEAVLKGQIQAVASPDNPIRRIVDSRILTFLDTYLASSHQKPSPIAPGGLGPIQKELEEVAVKFVRLVNYNKMVFSPYYDAILSKILARS; this is translated from the exons ATGGCCCTAGCCCATGAGATTGTTATAAACGGAGACTTTCAGATTAAACCCGTTGAGCTgccagaagacag CTTGGAGAAGAGAGTAAAGGATATTGTCCATAAAGCTTTTTGGGATTGCTTGAGTGTCCAGCTAAGTGAAGTCCCCCCAACGTATGACCGGGCCATCAAGCTTGTTGGTGAGATCAAAGAG ACTCTCCTGTCCTTCTTGCTGCCTGGTCACACTAGACTGAGAATCCAGATAACAGAAGTCTTAGATCTGGATCTGATAAAGCAGGAGGCAGAGAACGGGGCCCTGGACATTTCCAAGCTGGCAGAATTCATTATTGGCATGATGGGGACATTGTGTGCACCTGTGCGAGATGAGgaagtgaagaaactgaaggacaTTAAGGAGATAGTGCCCCTCTTCAG GGCGATTTTTTCAGTGTTGGACCTAATGAAAGTGGACATGGCGAACTTTGCTGTCAGTAGCATTAGGCCGCATCTCATGCAGCAGTCGGTTGAATATGAGAGGAAACAGTTTCAGGAGTTCTTGGAGAAGCAGCCAA ATTCCCTGGACTTTGTCACCCAGTGGCTGCAAGAAGCCGCAGATGACCTTATGAGTCAGAAGTATAAAAATGCCCTGCCAGCTGCAGGAGGGGCCGCCGGCTCTGGGGACGGTCCCCGGCTAGATCCCGTGGCCGTCCAGAATTACGCGTACCTGAAGCTTCTGAAGTGGGACCACCTCCACCGACCCTTCCCTGAA ACAGTTTTGATGGACCATTCTCGCTTCCAAGAGTTCCAGCTCCAGCTGGAGCAGCTGACCGTCCTGGGGGCCGTGTTGCTGGTCACGTTCAGCATGGCAGCCCCAGGGATCGCCAGCCGGGCTGACTTCGCCGAGAAACTCAAGATGATTGTAAAGATACTGCTCACAGACATGCATCTGCC CTCCTTCCACCTGGAGGACGCCCTGACTGCTGTCGGGGAGAAGGTCTGCCTGGAGGTGAGCAGCTGCCTTTCCCTGTGCGGCCTCAGCCCCCTCACCACGGACCAGGAGGCCGTGCTCAAGGGTCAGATCCAGGCCGTGGCCAGTCCTGACAACCCCATCCGCAGGATCGTGG ATTCCCGAATCCTGACCTTCTTAGACACCTACCTTGCCTCAAGTCATCAGAAGCCATCGCCCATAGCCCCTGGGGGATTGGGTCCGATTCAAAAAGAGCTGGAGGAAGTTGCCGTTAAATTCGTGCGCCTGGTCAACTATAACAAGATGGTGTTCAGTCCCTACTATGATGCGATCCTCAGTAAGATCCTCGCCAGATCCTAA